In Phenylobacterium hankyongense, the sequence CGGGGAGGGCGCGACCAAGTTCATCAAGGTCACGGTGACCGGCGCGGAGACCGCCGCCTCGGCCCGCAAGATCGCCCGCACCATCTGTGAAAGCCCGCTGGTGAAGACCGCCTTCGCCGGCGAGGACGCCAACTGGGGCCGCATCGTCATGGCCGTGGGCCGCGCCGACGAGCCGGTGGACCGGGATTCCATGAGCGTGAAGTTCGGCGACCTGTGGGCCGCCCAGGACGGTCTCGTCTCGGCCACCTACAACGAGGCGAAGATGAGCGCCTACATGAAGAAGAAGGAGCTGGAGGTCACGGTGGACGTCGGCGTCGGCCGCGCCAGCTCCACCATGTGGACCTGCGACCTGACCAAGCGCTACGTCGAGATCAACGGCGACTACCGCAGCTGATCCGCGCGCCTTCTCCACGAGGGGAGAAGGCGCGGGATTGAAGTCTCTCTGTCTTAGCGGTTCGACCAGACGCCTGTGCGGCCGGAGGACTGGTTGCCGCCGCCGCGTTGCGGGCCCTTGAAGGCCGGCTTGGCCGCGGGGCGCTCCCCGCCGCCGCCGCCGCCGTTGCTGCGGGCCGGGGCGCCTTCATGACGATGGCCCGGCTTGGCGTTCCCGTGGTTGCGGTTGCGCTTGGCCGCGTGCTCGCCGCGGTGGGGCTGCGAGCCGCGGGTGTCGACACGGTCCGGCTTCACGCCCGCCGGTTCCGGCATCGCCGCCGTGGCGGCGCCCAGCTGGCGGTCGTTGCGGCGGTCGAAGGCGGGGATGGTCTGGCGCGTGACCTTCTGGATGTCGCGCAGCAGGTTCCGCTCGTCGTCGGCGCAGAAGGCGACGGCCGAGCCGTCGGCGCCGGCCCGCGCGGTCCGCCCGATCCGGTGGACGTAGGCCTCCGGCACGTTCGGCAGCTCGAACTGGACGACATGGCTGACCGCGTCGATGTCGATGCCGCGGGCGGCGATGTCGGTGGCCACCAGGGCGCGGACCTTGCCGGCCTTGAATTCGGCCAGGGCGCGCTCGCGCTGGCCCTGGCTCTTGTCGCCGTGGATGGCGGCGGCTTCGACGCCGACCTGCTCCAGGCTGCGGGCCACGCGGTCAGCGCCGCGCTTGGTGCGGGTGAAGACGATGACCCGCTTGAAGCCGGCGTCGTCGAACAGCTCGGCCAGCAGGGCGCGCTTGCGGGCCTGCTCGACGAACAGGACGCGCTGGTTGATCCGCTCGACCGTGGTGGCCGAGGGGGTCACGGAGACCTTCAGCGGGTCGGGGTTGAGCAGTTCGCCGGCCAGCTTGCCGATCTCCGTCGGCATGGTGGCCGAGAAGAACAGGTTCTGGCGCTGCTTGGGCAGGAACTTCACGATCCGCCGGATCGGCAGGATGAAGCCCATGTCCAGCATCTGGTCGGCTTCGTCGAGCACGAAGGTCTCGACGCCTTCCAGGGTGATGGTCTTCTCGCCCAGGTGGTCGAGCAGGCGGCCCGGGGTGGCGACGAGCACGTCGACGCCGTTGGCCATGGCCTTCATCTGGCCGCCGTACTTCACGCCGCCGAACACCACCGCGACGGTGACGCCGATGTGCTTGCCGTAGTTCTTGAAGCTTTCGCCAATCTGGGTGGCGAGCTCGCGGGTCGGCGAGAGCACCAGCACGCGGCAACCGCGGCGCGGCGGCTGCTTCTTGGTCAGCGCCAGGCGGTGGAGGATGGGGAGCGCGAAGGCGGCGGTCTTGCCGGTGCCGGTCTGGGCGATGCCCTGCAGGTCGCGGCCGGCCATCACGCCGGGGATCGCCTGCGCCTGGATCGGCGTGGGCGTGGTGTAGCCTTCGTCGGCCAGCGCCTTGAGCAAGGGTGCGGCGAGGCCGAGGTCGGTGAATTGAGTCAAAGCGTGTCTTTCACGTATGCGCCAATCGCGGCCTCCCGATTGCATCGAGGGTCGCGGAGGTCGCGGGTCTTTGGGGAAGCGCCCCGCGTGATGGGCGATCTATGAGAAGTTCTCACTGCGCTCGACAGGCTGGACCCTCGGAAGGATCCCACGCGGCTGGAGCGTCGCTAGCGCCCAATTCATGGGCGCGGGTTGCACATCGGCGTTCCCAACGGTGAAGTCAACCCACGCGGCCCGATTGGCCGCAGGCTGTTGCCTTTACAGCGCAGGTCGCGGCAAGGAGCGGCATGAGCGAAAAACCGATGCTGCTGGTGGCCGCCGCGGCCCTGATCGACGCCGACGGGCGGGTGCTGATCTGCCAGCGGCCCGAGGGCAAGCAGTTGGCCGGCCTGTGGGAATTCCCCGGCGGCAAGGTCGAGGCGGGCGAGACGCCGGAGGCCTGCCTGATCCGCGAACTGGACGAGGAACTGGGGATCACGGTGGCGCAGGCCTGCCTGGCGCCCTTCGTGTTCGCCAGCCACGGCTACGAGGGCTTCCACCTGTTGATGCCGCTCTACCTCTGTCGCCGCTGGGAGGGGCAGGTGACGGCGAAGGAGCACAAGGCGCTGGCCTGGGTGAAGCCCAGCCGGCTCGGCGACTACCCGATGCCGCCGGCGGACGCCCCCCTGGTGGCCTGGCTGCGCGACCTGGTCTGATGCGGCAGGCGTCCTGCAGCCTCACGGTGGCGACGCAGGGCGCCGGGCTGGTGGAGATCACGCGCGCCATCGCCGGCTGGGTGTCGGAGCAGCGCATGACGACAGGCCTGCTCACCGTCTTCTGCCGGCACACCTCGGCCTCGCTGCTGATCCAGGAGAACGCCGATCCCGACGTCCGCCGGGACCTGGAGGACTTTTTCGCGGCGTTGGCGCCGGTCAGCGGCGCCTACCGCCATCAGGACGAAGGTCCCGACGACATGCCGGCGCACCTGCGCGCGGCGCTCACGCAGGCGCAGCTTTCCATCCCGCTGACGGGCGGACGGTTGGCGCTCGGGACCTGGCAGGGGATCTACCTGTTCGAGCACCGGACGCGCCCGCACCGCCGCGAGGTGGTGCTGCACCTGCTGGGCGAGTGACCCTTACGGACGCGGCGACGGTCCGCCGTCCTGCTTGTCCTTGAAGGCTTCCTTGACCTCGTCCTCGGAGATCCGGGCCGAGGGATCGCCCTTCTGGTTCAGGTTCTGCTCCTCGGTGCCGTCGCCCATCATGCCGGGGTGGGCGTCTTTCTTGGCGGGGTCTTGGGATTGGGCCATGGGGAAGCTCCTGAATTGAGGGTCCCCAGCTAACCCTGCCCGGCGGGCGAGGTTCCGGCGCCGGGCAGGTCGAGCCGTCTCAGCGGCGGTAGCTGGCCTTGGTCGCCACCATCCGGTGCGTAGGAGCCTTGGTCGCCTCCACCACGCACTGGCCGGGATCGATCATGGCGTGCTGGCCCAGGCAGAAGATGTCCTCGTAGTGCGGGCCGGCGCTGGCCAGGCACTGGTAGAGGTTGAGCTTGGCCATCCGCAGGCACATGGCCGTGCGCGGCTCCGACATCAGGGCGCGGCCGCGGTCGGACTGCCCGAGCACGCTCAGCGCGGCGAGCGCCACGCCGCGCGCCACCACCGGGCTGGTCGCGCCGCCGCGCCGGCCGCCTTGCGCCACGGCGCCGCGCATGCGGGCTTCGTCCCCGGCCGACGCCTGATAGGACACCGTCGAGAGTCGCTTCACCCGGCTCAGCCGGCCGGCGGGGTCGGGCACGCGGGCCTTCGACCAGGCCTGGTGCTGCACGGAGTAGGCGGCGCGTTTGACCTTCTGGCCGTCGTCGGCCAGCGCCTCGCCCTGGCGGAACAGGGCGGCGTTGGCGCGGGCCGCCGCGGCGTCGCCGCCGGGCAGGTCGGTGGCCAGTTCGGGGTTGGCGGTGAGCCGGTTGGCCAGGTCGCGGTCGCGGCTCGCCCGCTGCACGCCGGCTACGAAGCCCGGCTCCTGCAGGGCGGCCATGGCGGCGTAGGCGATCATTCCGGCCTCGAACTGCTTGGGTTCGTGCGAGGCGCCGGTCTGCAGGGCCTGCGAGACCTCGCCGGGGCCGGAGAAGCTGGCGTCGATGCCGGACGCCTTGTGCATGAAGCTCTCGAAGGCGCTGGCCTGGGCCTCCAGCCGCTCATCGGAGCGCGCCGTGGGCGTGTAGTAGGGCGTGCTGGCGGTGTGGCGCGGCTCAGGACTGGTGGCGCAGCCGGCGAGCACGATCGCGGCGGCTGCGGCGAGCGCGCCGAAGCCCTTGATATTAGTGGATGTCACAACTGACCCCCGACACAGGAGCCCCCCGAAGCGTCACCGTAGGTCGAAACCCGGCACGCGCCGCCGCGGTCAGTTGTCGCGATCCATGGTCGATAAAGGGTTAACCGCGGCTCATTGCGTGCGCGGCAGCTTGTGCTCGACCACGCCGAGCGCGTCGGCGAGGCGCATCTTGGCCGACCCGGGCTCCAGGGGCTGTTGCTGGCTGGCGTGCGGGGCCCAGCCGGTCAAAGTCAGGATCTCGAAGGTGGCCGGGACGCGGCCGTCCGCGCCGGCATAGCGTTCCAGGTAGATCTCGCTGGTTCGGGCCAGCACCGCGCGGGTCAGCGCCCGCGGGTGCCGATCGGCGAGCACGCTGGTCTCGCCCATCTGGCGCAGGTCGGCGAGCAGCTTCAGCGGATGCTCGTAGCGGACAGTGACTCGGTCCACGTCGGCGACCGGCAAGGCGAAGCCGGCGCGTTGCAAGAGGTTGGCCGCATCGATGGTGTCCGCGAACGGCGAGACGCGGGAGCCGGCGCCGCCCCAGATCTCCGACTCCGCGGCCACCAGCGACTGGCGCAGCTCCGTCAGCGTCGCGCCGCCCAGGAAGGCGCCGATGAACAGCCCGTCCGGCTTCAGCGCCCGGCGGACCTGGATCAGGGCCCCGACCACGTCGTTGGTCCAGTGCAGGCCGAGCGTGGAGACCATCAGGTCGAGGCTCTCGGCGGCGAAGGGCAGGCGCTCCTCGTCGAGCACCACCCGCGGCCCGGGGCGGCCGGACAGCATGGCCTCGGAGAGATCCGCTTCGATCAGCAGGCCCACGCGGCCGCGCGCCTCACTCCCGTCCAGCGCGTCGCGGAAGGCGCCGGCGTGCGCCGACAGGTCGACGGCCACGCTGAAATCCCGCAGGATCGGCTCCAGGCGCTCGGCCACGTCGAGGGCGGCGCGGCGCTGCAGGAAGTCCGCGCCGGCGTATCCCTTGGCGGCGCGGTCCAGGCGCTTGCGATGCAGGGCGCGGTCGAAGAGGCGGGGCGGTTCGGACATGGGCGCGGAAGATGGCCTCTTCGGAGGCGCATTGAAACCGGGGCCGCGCGCGAAAGCGCTCTGGCGCGGCGGGCTCGACCTGATCTTCCCGCCGCAGTCGCTGGACGGCGGCGCCGCGCCGCTGGCGGGCGGGCTGTCGGCGGAAGCCTGGAGCCGCATCCACTTCCTGGACGGGCCGGTCTGCGACGGCTGCGGCTCGCCGTTCGAGTTCTCCCAGGGCGAGGGCGTGCGGTGCGCCGCCTGCATCGCCCGGCCCAGGGCCTTCGACGCGGCGCGCGCGGCCTGCCTCTACGATGAGACCTCCCGCGATCCGATCCTGAAGCTGAAGCACGCCGACCGGCTGGACCTCGCGCCGCTGTTCGCCCGCTGGCTGTCGCGCGCCGCCCGCGAACTGCTGGCCGAGGCCGACGCCATCGCGCCTGTGCCGCTGCACCCGATGCGGCTGCTGCGCCGGCGCTACAACCAGGCGGCGGAGATCGCCCGGCCGCTCAGCCGACTGGCCGGCGTCGGCTACCTGCCCGACGCCCTGGCGCGCCGGCGGTCGACCCAGAGCCAGGGCGGCAAGTCGGGGTCGGGCCGGCGGCGCAACGTGGCCGGCGCCTTCGCTGTCCCCGCCGGCCGGGCGGCCCAGGTCGCGGGACGCCGCATCCTGCTGGTCGACGACGTGATGACCACCGGCGCCACGGCGGAAGCCTGCGCGCGGGCGCTGAAGGCGGCCGGCGCGGCGCGCGTCGATGTCGCAGTCGTGGCCCGGGTTAAAGAGATCGCCGGACTCACCATATGAAGCTCTAGCAAGAGGTTCTTCGTTAGAGCGCCATGACCCAAGTCACAATCTACACCAAGCCGTACTGCCCCTACTGCATCCGCGCGGTCTCGCTGCTGGAGAAGAAGGGCGTCGAGTTCACCGAGATCGAGGCCGCCTTCGACCCCGAGAAGCGGGCCGAGATGATGCAGCGCTCCGGCCGCGCGACCTTCCCGCAGATCTTCATCGGCGACAGCCACATCGGCGGCTGCGACGACATCATGGCGCTGGACCGCGACGGCAAGCTCGATCCCCTGCTGCAGAAAGCGGCCTGAGCGTTCACCCCTTGGCGCGCCGTGGCTGTATGCTGGCGGCATGAAGGTCGGCCTGATCCAGACGCGAACGCCGGGGACGCATGAGGCGGCGCTCGCCCATCTGCTGCCGATGGTCCGCGACGCGGCGGGGCAGGGCGCGAGCCTGATCGCCACGCCCGAGGGCTCCAACATCCTGCAGAAGGACCGCACCAAGCTGCTGCCGGCGCTGCGGCCGCTGGAGGACGACGTGGTGGTCCAGGGCCTGCGAGCCGCGGCGCAAGAGCTGGGCGTCTGGCTGCTGATCGGCTCGGCCCTGGTGCGGCGCGAGGACGGCAAGGCCGCCAATCGCTCGGTGCTGGTGTCGCCGCAGGGCGCCGTCACCGCCACCTACGACAAGCTGCACATGTTCGACGTCGACCTGCCGACCGGCGAGCGATCGCGCGAATCCGAGACCTATGAGCCCGGCGAGCGCGCCGTGGTCGCCCAGGTCGGCGAGGCGAAGCTCGGCATGACCGTCTGCTACGACCTGCGCTTCCCCGCGCTCTACCGCTCGCTGGCGCTGGCCGGCGCGGAGGTGATGGCCATCCCGTCCGCCTTCACCCGGCCAACGGGCGCCGCGCACTGGGAAGTGCTGATGCGCGCCCGGGCCATCGAGACCGGCAGCTTCGTGCTGGCGCCGGCCCAGGGCGGGTTCCACGAGGACGGCCGCGCCACCTATGGCCACTCGCTGGTGGTCGGTCCCTGGGGCGAGGTGATCGCCCGGCTTGACCATGACGAGCCGGGGGTGCTTGTGGCCGACCTCGACCTGGCCGCCCCGGCCAAGGCCCGCCAGGCGATCCCGGCGCTGAAGAACGCGCGCGAATTCCAGCTGCCATGATCCGCTACGCCCTCCTCTGCGACCACGACCACGCGTTCGAGGGCTGGTTCGGCGCGTCCGCCGACTTCGACGACCAGCAGGCGCGCGGACTGGTGGAATGCCCGGTCTGCGCCTCGAAGGCGGTCCGCAAGCAGATCATGGCCCCCGCCGTCGCCGGGACGCGGCGGACGGTGCGCGACGACAGCGCCGCGCCCGGCGGCATGCAGTCGATGATGCTGGAGGCGATGGGCAAGATCCGCCGCCACGTGGAAGAGAACTTCGACGATGTGGGCGACACCTTCGCCCGTGAGGCCCGGGCCATCCACGACGGCAAGGCCGAGGAGCGCGGCATCTACGGCCAGGCGACCCCGACCCAGGTGCGCGGCCTGATCGAGGACGGCGTGCCGGTCGCCGCCCTGCCGCCCGAGCCGCCGAAGAAGACCGAGCTCAACTGAGCCTCGTCCGGCGCGATTGACGCC encodes:
- a CDS encoding ComF family protein, with protein sequence MGAEDGLFGGALKPGPRAKALWRGGLDLIFPPQSLDGGAAPLAGGLSAEAWSRIHFLDGPVCDGCGSPFEFSQGEGVRCAACIARPRAFDAARAACLYDETSRDPILKLKHADRLDLAPLFARWLSRAARELLAEADAIAPVPLHPMRLLRRRYNQAAEIARPLSRLAGVGYLPDALARRRSTQSQGGKSGSGRRRNVAGAFAVPAGRAAQVAGRRILLVDDVMTTGATAEACARALKAAGAARVDVAVVARVKEIAGLTI
- a CDS encoding DUF1178 family protein; the encoded protein is MIRYALLCDHDHAFEGWFGASADFDDQQARGLVECPVCASKAVRKQIMAPAVAGTRRTVRDDSAAPGGMQSMMLEAMGKIRRHVEENFDDVGDTFAREARAIHDGKAEERGIYGQATPTQVRGLIEDGVPVAALPPEPPKKTELN
- a CDS encoding secondary thiamine-phosphate synthase enzyme YjbQ is translated as MRQASCSLTVATQGAGLVEITRAIAGWVSEQRMTTGLLTVFCRHTSASLLIQENADPDVRRDLEDFFAALAPVSGAYRHQDEGPDDMPAHLRAALTQAQLSIPLTGGRLALGTWQGIYLFEHRTRPHRREVVLHLLGE
- a CDS encoding DEAD/DEAH box helicase; translation: MTQFTDLGLAAPLLKALADEGYTTPTPIQAQAIPGVMAGRDLQGIAQTGTGKTAAFALPILHRLALTKKQPPRRGCRVLVLSPTRELATQIGESFKNYGKHIGVTVAVVFGGVKYGGQMKAMANGVDVLVATPGRLLDHLGEKTITLEGVETFVLDEADQMLDMGFILPIRRIVKFLPKQRQNLFFSATMPTEIGKLAGELLNPDPLKVSVTPSATTVERINQRVLFVEQARKRALLAELFDDAGFKRVIVFTRTKRGADRVARSLEQVGVEAAAIHGDKSQGQRERALAEFKAGKVRALVATDIAARGIDIDAVSHVVQFELPNVPEAYVHRIGRTARAGADGSAVAFCADDERNLLRDIQKVTRQTIPAFDRRNDRQLGAATAAMPEPAGVKPDRVDTRGSQPHRGEHAAKRNRNHGNAKPGHRHEGAPARSNGGGGGGERPAAKPAFKGPQRGGGNQSSGRTGVWSNR
- a CDS encoding carbon-nitrogen hydrolase family protein, which translates into the protein MKVGLIQTRTPGTHEAALAHLLPMVRDAAGQGASLIATPEGSNILQKDRTKLLPALRPLEDDVVVQGLRAAAQELGVWLLIGSALVRREDGKAANRSVLVSPQGAVTATYDKLHMFDVDLPTGERSRESETYEPGERAVVAQVGEAKLGMTVCYDLRFPALYRSLALAGAEVMAIPSAFTRPTGAAHWEVLMRARAIETGSFVLAPAQGGFHEDGRATYGHSLVVGPWGEVIARLDHDEPGVLVADLDLAAPAKARQAIPALKNAREFQLP
- the grxC gene encoding glutaredoxin 3, producing MTQVTIYTKPYCPYCIRAVSLLEKKGVEFTEIEAAFDPEKRAEMMQRSGRATFPQIFIGDSHIGGCDDIMALDRDGKLDPLLQKAA
- the mutT gene encoding 8-oxo-dGTP diphosphatase MutT, whose product is MSEKPMLLVAAAALIDADGRVLICQRPEGKQLAGLWEFPGGKVEAGETPEACLIRELDEELGITVAQACLAPFVFASHGYEGFHLLMPLYLCRRWEGQVTAKEHKALAWVKPSRLGDYPMPPADAPLVAWLRDLV
- a CDS encoding methyltransferase domain-containing protein, encoding MSEPPRLFDRALHRKRLDRAAKGYAGADFLQRRAALDVAERLEPILRDFSVAVDLSAHAGAFRDALDGSEARGRVGLLIEADLSEAMLSGRPGPRVVLDEERLPFAAESLDLMVSTLGLHWTNDVVGALIQVRRALKPDGLFIGAFLGGATLTELRQSLVAAESEIWGGAGSRVSPFADTIDAANLLQRAGFALPVADVDRVTVRYEHPLKLLADLRQMGETSVLADRHPRALTRAVLARTSEIYLERYAGADGRVPATFEILTLTGWAPHASQQQPLEPGSAKMRLADALGVVEHKLPRTQ